The following are encoded in a window of Mycolicibacterium tusciae JS617 genomic DNA:
- a CDS encoding MspA family porin, with the protein MTVGNVLRRGITVLAIGGLLSCPSVGPAAAQPGPEPQPVPVDAPVPVAATLPPDGVPPLPVDEGPVASTPPAVTQTPDDWELTLSAKDETQAPIPPLTTALSSREYVVGGTYSGTLRGPDDGEETGGTLEVGYEIGCGIDMSTSNGVSLTATAGINPSIGLIGIDIVSPGIDGILPGLGGNLGGGITVGLKPGLVNIIPVTKKDYIGADPWVMVSNFRVKIDGCVGESFIRSYAFLTRSTRQSEAVLAWYGVTKKI; encoded by the coding sequence GTGACGGTTGGGAATGTGCTGCGGCGCGGCATCACAGTGTTGGCGATCGGTGGATTGCTGAGTTGTCCATCGGTCGGACCCGCTGCCGCCCAGCCCGGGCCTGAGCCGCAACCCGTCCCGGTCGACGCGCCCGTGCCCGTGGCTGCCACGCTGCCGCCCGATGGCGTGCCGCCGCTGCCCGTCGACGAGGGCCCCGTCGCCTCGACACCTCCCGCCGTGACGCAGACGCCCGATGACTGGGAGCTAACGCTGTCGGCCAAGGACGAGACACAGGCCCCCATCCCGCCGCTCACCACCGCGCTGTCGTCGCGCGAATACGTCGTCGGCGGGACCTATAGCGGCACGCTGAGGGGTCCCGACGACGGTGAAGAAACCGGGGGCACTCTCGAGGTCGGCTACGAAATCGGCTGCGGAATCGACATGAGCACCTCCAACGGCGTCTCGCTGACCGCTACCGCGGGCATCAACCCGTCCATCGGACTCATCGGCATTGACATCGTTTCGCCGGGGATCGACGGCATCCTGCCTGGGTTGGGCGGAAACCTCGGCGGCGGCATCACGGTGGGTCTCAAGCCCGGCCTGGTCAACATCATCCCGGTGACCAAAAAGGACTACATCGGTGCCGACCCCTGGGTGATGGTCAGCAATTTCCGCGTCAAGATCGACGGTTGCGTGGGTGAGTCGTTCATCCGCTCGTATGCGTTCCTGACCAGGTCAACACGCCAGTCTGAAGCCGTGCTGGCCTGGTACGGCGTGACGAAAAAAATCTAG
- the glgB gene encoding 1,4-alpha-glucan branching protein GlgB, translating into MTQTNQLTSPNLRPHTADLNRLLAGEHHDPHSVLGAHEYDDHTIIRAYRPHAVDVVALVGGERYPFVHIEGGLFAVALPLTNLVDYRLEVSYAAGDGQTVHTVADAYRFLPTLGEIDLHLFAEGRHEQLWEILGAHPRSFTTADGVVEGVSFAVWAPNAKGVSLIGEFNHWDGNEAQLRVLGSTGVWELFWPGFEIGELYKFRVHGADGSVSDRADPMAFATEVPPQTASKVTKSEYTWADQEWMAARAEKNPVFEPMSTLEVHLMSWRPGLTYRELATELTEYVVANGFTHVELMPVAEHPFGPSWGYQVTSYYAPTSRLGTPDEFRHVVDTLHRAGIGVIMDWVPAHFPKDAWALGRFDGTALYEHSDPRRGEQLDWGTYVFDFGRAEVRNFLVANALYWLQEYHIDGLRVDAVASMLYLDYSRPEGGWTPNVYGGRENLEAVQFLQEMNATVHKLAPGIVTVAEESTSWPGVTRPTNLGGLGFSMKWNMGWMNDTLEFIKRDPIHRSYHHHEITFSMLYAFSENFVLPISHDEVVHGKGTLWGRMPGNDHVKAAGLRGLLAYQWAHPGKQLLFMGQEFGQRAEWSEERGVDWYQLDENGFSTGVQRFVHDMNSIYRGSRALWSQDTKPEGYSWIDANDSANNVLSFMRFGDDGSKLACVFNFSGAEHARYRLGLPHAGTWREVLNSDADIYNGSGIGNYGAVEATDEPWHGRPASALMVLPPMAALWFEPVETE; encoded by the coding sequence ATGACACAGACCAACCAACTCACAAGCCCAAATCTGCGACCGCACACAGCCGACCTGAATCGTCTGCTCGCCGGCGAACACCACGATCCACATTCGGTTCTGGGTGCACACGAGTACGACGACCACACGATCATCCGCGCCTATCGGCCCCACGCGGTCGACGTGGTGGCCCTCGTAGGTGGCGAGCGCTATCCCTTCGTCCACATCGAGGGCGGATTGTTCGCCGTGGCACTGCCGTTGACCAATTTGGTCGACTACCGACTCGAGGTCAGTTACGCCGCAGGTGACGGTCAAACGGTGCACACCGTCGCCGATGCGTACAGGTTCCTGCCAACCCTCGGCGAGATAGACCTGCACCTCTTCGCCGAAGGCCGTCACGAGCAGTTGTGGGAGATCCTCGGCGCCCATCCCCGTAGCTTCACCACGGCCGACGGCGTGGTCGAGGGGGTGTCGTTCGCGGTGTGGGCGCCGAACGCCAAGGGCGTCAGTCTGATCGGTGAGTTCAACCACTGGGACGGCAATGAGGCCCAGCTGCGGGTACTCGGGTCCACCGGCGTGTGGGAATTGTTCTGGCCCGGTTTCGAGATCGGCGAGCTGTACAAGTTCCGGGTGCACGGTGCCGACGGTTCGGTGAGCGACCGCGCCGACCCGATGGCATTCGCCACCGAGGTGCCGCCCCAGACGGCATCGAAGGTCACCAAGAGCGAATACACCTGGGCGGACCAGGAATGGATGGCCGCGCGCGCCGAGAAGAATCCGGTATTCGAGCCGATGAGCACGCTCGAGGTGCACCTCATGTCGTGGCGACCGGGTCTGACCTATCGCGAATTGGCAACCGAGCTCACCGAATACGTGGTCGCCAACGGGTTCACTCACGTCGAGTTGATGCCGGTCGCCGAGCACCCGTTCGGCCCCTCGTGGGGCTATCAGGTGACGTCGTACTACGCGCCGACGTCGCGCTTGGGCACACCCGACGAGTTTCGCCATGTGGTGGACACCTTGCACCGGGCAGGCATCGGCGTGATCATGGACTGGGTCCCGGCGCACTTCCCGAAGGATGCGTGGGCCCTAGGCCGCTTCGACGGCACCGCATTGTACGAACACTCGGACCCGCGACGCGGCGAACAACTGGACTGGGGCACTTACGTGTTCGACTTCGGCCGCGCCGAGGTCCGCAACTTCCTGGTGGCCAACGCGCTGTACTGGCTGCAGGAGTATCACATCGACGGGCTTCGGGTGGATGCGGTCGCATCGATGCTCTACCTGGACTATTCGCGGCCCGAAGGTGGCTGGACACCGAACGTCTACGGTGGTCGCGAGAACCTCGAAGCTGTGCAATTCCTGCAGGAGATGAACGCGACGGTGCACAAGCTGGCGCCTGGCATCGTCACCGTCGCTGAGGAATCCACGTCATGGCCCGGCGTGACTCGGCCGACGAACCTTGGCGGCCTTGGCTTCTCGATGAAATGGAACATGGGCTGGATGAACGACACATTGGAGTTCATCAAGCGCGACCCCATTCACCGCAGCTACCACCATCACGAGATCACGTTCTCCATGCTGTACGCGTTCAGCGAGAACTTCGTGTTGCCCATCAGCCACGACGAGGTCGTCCACGGTAAGGGCACGTTATGGGGACGCATGCCCGGCAACGACCACGTCAAGGCCGCCGGACTGCGCGGCCTGCTGGCGTACCAGTGGGCCCACCCCGGCAAACAGCTGCTGTTCATGGGTCAGGAGTTCGGCCAGCGTGCCGAGTGGTCGGAGGAACGCGGGGTCGACTGGTATCAGCTCGACGAGAACGGCTTCTCCACCGGAGTGCAGCGGTTCGTGCACGATATGAACAGCATCTACCGCGGCTCGCGCGCGTTGTGGTCGCAGGACACCAAGCCTGAGGGCTATTCGTGGATCGACGCCAACGACTCGGCCAATAACGTGCTGAGTTTCATGCGCTTCGGCGATGACGGTTCCAAGCTGGCATGCGTGTTCAACTTCTCCGGCGCCGAGCATGCCCGTTATCGGCTCGGTTTGCCGCACGCAGGCACCTGGCGGGAGGTGCTCAACTCGGACGCCGACATCTACAACGGGTCGGGTATCGGCAACTACGGCGCGGTGGAGGCGACCGACGAGCCGTGGCACGGCCGTCCGGCATCAGCGCTCATGGTGTTGCCCCCGATGGCCGCATTGTGGTTCGAGCCGGTCGAAACGGAGTAG
- a CDS encoding neutral zinc metallopeptidase — protein sequence MPPRHLVGAVIAVSAALLVTSCSTTLQGNAVSVFDDPFSVAGMPATDGPSGIRPVPADPTRDVLGTDDGEMDELGRQAISDIEEFWEANYSQSFDDYFRPVTELISWDANGFDDTEFCGDTTYGIVNAGYCLDDHTIGWDRGELLPALQQAHGDMGLTMVLAHEYGHAIQYQSGMADDDTPTLVSEQQADCLAGAYMRWVAEDNSPRFTLSTADGLNNVLAAVIGFRDPLLNIDDPEVGVDEHGSAFERVSAFQFGFTDGVAACASIDMREVGQRRGDLPVLLPEDHTGELAITEKSVQDIIGAMDTLFSPKNPPELSFEAADCADARPSPPVSFCPATNTIIVDLPELEAMGAQPDSEDAAGLATGDNSAYSILMSRYMQAIQHEHGGVALDNAEAALRTACLTGVATAKLSNDSSTPEGNTISLTAGDVDEAVSGILTNGLAASDVNGESVPSGFSRIDAFRVGVLGDQERCFERFE from the coding sequence ATGCCCCCACGACACCTGGTGGGCGCCGTGATCGCGGTGTCCGCGGCGCTGCTCGTAACGTCGTGCAGCACGACGCTGCAGGGCAACGCGGTGTCGGTCTTCGACGACCCGTTCAGCGTCGCGGGTATGCCGGCCACCGACGGACCCAGTGGTATCCGACCGGTGCCTGCGGATCCGACCCGGGATGTCCTTGGCACCGACGACGGCGAGATGGACGAACTCGGCCGTCAGGCGATCAGTGATATCGAGGAGTTCTGGGAAGCGAATTACAGCCAGTCGTTCGACGACTATTTCCGACCCGTGACGGAGCTGATCTCCTGGGACGCAAACGGTTTCGACGACACCGAGTTCTGCGGCGACACCACGTACGGAATCGTGAACGCGGGCTACTGCCTTGACGACCACACCATCGGATGGGACCGCGGTGAGCTCTTGCCCGCGCTGCAGCAGGCCCACGGCGACATGGGCCTGACGATGGTGCTCGCCCACGAGTACGGCCACGCCATCCAATACCAATCGGGGATGGCCGACGACGACACCCCGACGCTGGTGTCCGAACAACAGGCCGACTGTCTGGCCGGCGCCTACATGCGCTGGGTGGCCGAGGACAATTCGCCACGGTTCACGCTCTCGACCGCAGACGGGCTGAACAACGTGCTGGCGGCCGTCATCGGCTTCCGCGATCCGCTGCTGAACATCGACGATCCCGAGGTCGGTGTGGACGAACACGGTTCGGCGTTCGAACGGGTGTCGGCTTTCCAGTTCGGATTCACCGACGGCGTGGCTGCCTGTGCGTCGATCGACATGAGGGAGGTGGGCCAGCGTCGCGGCGACCTGCCCGTCTTGCTCCCCGAGGATCACACGGGCGAACTGGCGATCACCGAGAAGTCGGTGCAGGACATCATCGGTGCGATGGACACATTGTTCAGCCCGAAGAACCCGCCGGAGTTGAGCTTCGAAGCCGCCGACTGTGCCGACGCGCGACCGAGTCCGCCGGTGTCGTTCTGCCCGGCCACCAACACGATCATCGTCGACCTTCCCGAACTGGAAGCGATGGGTGCTCAACCGGATAGCGAGGACGCCGCCGGCCTGGCCACCGGCGACAATTCCGCGTATTCCATCCTGATGTCGCGGTACATGCAGGCCATTCAGCACGAGCACGGGGGCGTGGCGCTCGACAATGCCGAGGCCGCGTTGCGGACCGCGTGCCTGACCGGCGTCGCGACCGCGAAGCTCTCGAATGACAGCAGCACACCGGAGGGAAACACCATCTCACTGACCGCCGGTGACGTCGATGAGGCGGTGTCGGGAATCCTCACCAACGGATTGGCCGCCAGTGACGTCAACGGTGAATCGGTGCCGTCGGGCTTCTCACGGATCGACGCATTCCGCGTCGGCGTGCTCGGCGATCAGGAGCGCTGCTTCGAACGCTTCGAGTGA
- a CDS encoding co-chaperone YbbN, which produces MTRPRPVAASMAGAIDLSALKQPAAAGGRGATGPSGGVEVTEANLEAEVLVRSSQVPVVVLLWSPRSDASIQLGDALASLAAADGGKWSLATVNVDTVPRVAQMFGVQAIPTVVALGGGQPLSSFQGIQPPEQLRGWIDSLLNATAGKLSGAGGAEDPEQVDPELEQARAHLDAGDFDAARSAYQAILNAKPNDAEAKGAVRQIGFLQRASAHRPDALAAADAAPDDIDAVFAAADVEILQQNIASAFDRLIVLFKRTADDDRTKVRTRLVELFDLFDPADPEVIAGRRKLANALY; this is translated from the coding sequence GTGACTCGTCCACGTCCTGTAGCCGCCTCCATGGCCGGTGCGATTGACCTTTCGGCCCTCAAACAACCTGCTGCTGCCGGCGGGAGAGGCGCGACCGGCCCGTCCGGCGGCGTCGAGGTCACCGAGGCCAATCTCGAAGCCGAGGTTTTGGTCCGTTCGAGCCAGGTTCCCGTCGTCGTTCTGCTGTGGTCACCGCGCAGCGACGCGAGTATCCAACTGGGTGACGCGCTGGCCAGTCTCGCCGCCGCCGACGGCGGCAAGTGGTCACTGGCGACGGTCAACGTGGACACCGTTCCAAGGGTGGCGCAGATGTTCGGCGTCCAAGCCATCCCGACCGTCGTGGCGTTGGGCGGTGGACAGCCGCTGTCGAGCTTTCAGGGGATACAGCCGCCCGAGCAGTTGCGCGGTTGGATCGACTCGCTGCTGAATGCGACAGCGGGAAAGCTCAGCGGCGCAGGCGGTGCCGAAGATCCAGAACAAGTGGATCCCGAACTGGAGCAGGCGCGCGCGCACCTCGACGCGGGTGACTTCGATGCCGCGCGCAGCGCGTATCAGGCGATCCTCAACGCCAAGCCGAATGATGCCGAGGCCAAAGGTGCGGTGCGTCAGATCGGTTTCCTGCAGCGCGCATCGGCGCACCGCCCCGACGCGTTGGCTGCCGCCGATGCCGCACCCGACGACATCGACGCGGTGTTCGCCGCAGCCGACGTGGAGATCCTGCAGCAGAACATCGCATCGGCGTTCGACCGACTGATCGTATTGTTCAAGCGCACCGCCGATGACGATCGCACGAAGGTGCGGACCCGGCTCGTCGAGCTGTTCGATCTCTTTGATCCGGCCGATCCCGAGGTGATCGCCGGCCGGCGCAAGCTGGCCAACGCGCTCTACTGA
- a CDS encoding virginiamycin B lyase family protein: protein MTGPLKVAVDGGPYALAAGSDGALWVTLVHRGAIARVRPGGDVEVFPVAAECRPSIITAGPDGALWFTRNGDDRIGRISTAGELSEFALSEGSAPYGITVGADGALWFTAMTTGSIGRISVDGELSDPHAVGGAPSMIVTGPDNALWFTLNQRNAIGRLTLSGELTVRDLPTAAAGPVGIAATHDDAIWFTEILAGRLGRIPMNEAIQEIDLPGKPHAVIADPDDGVWVSLWGSHQLARVSGDGEIVTFDLPPGSEPHGLAIGPEGALWVALEAGFVVRMPF from the coding sequence GTGACGGGCCCCCTCAAGGTTGCCGTCGACGGCGGACCGTACGCGCTGGCTGCCGGCTCCGACGGCGCGCTGTGGGTGACTTTGGTGCATCGCGGCGCGATCGCGCGGGTGCGGCCGGGCGGCGATGTCGAGGTCTTTCCGGTCGCGGCTGAGTGCCGGCCGTCGATCATCACCGCAGGCCCGGATGGCGCGTTGTGGTTCACCCGAAACGGCGACGACCGCATCGGGCGGATCAGCACGGCGGGGGAGTTGTCAGAGTTCGCACTGAGCGAGGGCAGCGCACCGTACGGCATCACCGTCGGAGCCGACGGCGCGTTGTGGTTCACCGCGATGACGACAGGCAGCATCGGGCGAATCTCGGTCGACGGCGAGCTGTCCGACCCCCATGCCGTCGGCGGTGCACCGTCGATGATCGTCACGGGGCCCGACAACGCGCTGTGGTTCACCCTCAATCAGCGCAACGCGATCGGACGGCTGACACTGTCGGGTGAACTTACGGTGCGTGACTTGCCCACTGCCGCAGCGGGTCCGGTGGGTATCGCGGCGACCCACGACGACGCGATCTGGTTCACCGAGATTCTTGCCGGGCGGCTCGGAAGGATCCCGATGAATGAGGCGATCCAGGAGATCGACCTGCCCGGTAAGCCGCACGCCGTCATCGCCGATCCCGACGACGGCGTGTGGGTGAGTCTGTGGGGTTCGCACCAGCTCGCACGGGTCAGTGGTGACGGCGAGATCGTCACGTTCGACCTCCCGCCGGGCAGTGAGCCGCATGGCCTGGCGATCGGTCCGGAGGGCGCGCTCTGGGTCGCGTTGGAAGCCGGCTTCGTGGTGCGGATGCCATTTTGA
- the glgP gene encoding alpha-glucan family phosphorylase translates to MKALRRFTVRAHLPDRMVALERLSINLRWSWDKPTQDLFATIDPELWKQVGYDPVALLGQVSPKRLDELAADESFVDRLDDLAGELDDYLSRPLWYQQQLEHGAELPNGIAYFSMEFGVAEVLPNYSGGLGILAGDHLKSASDLGLPLIAVGLLYRSGYFRQSLTADGWQHESYPSLDPQGLPLRLLTDSDDNPVLVELAMPEGAELRARVWIAQVGRIPLLLLDSDIGENDHDLRGVTDRLYGGDQEHRIKQEILAGIGGVRAIRAFTEVEGLASPEVFHMNEGHAGFLGVERIRELIDAGLDFDTALTVVRSSTVFTTHTPVPAGIDRFPVEMVKRYFGSPADERSREENRSSDPSDESSRLLPGVPMDRIIWFGAEDDPSKFNMAHMGLRLAQRANGVSLLHGKVSRGMFNELWPGFDSNEVPIGSITNGVHAPTWAAPEWLELGRELIGNDDLGMLREPEVWGRLHQVDPGHMWWIRSQLRAKLVSDVRARLHRSWLERGASEAELGWIATAFDPNVLTIGFARRVPTYKRLTLMLRDAERLEKLLLDADRPIQLIVAGKSHPADDGGKALIQQVVKFADRPEVRHRIAFLPDYDMSMARLLYWGCDVWLNNPLRPLEACGTSGMKSALNGGLNLSIRDGWWEEWYDGENGWEIPTADGLVDEGRRDDLEAAALYDLMEKSVAPRFYDRNEHGVPERWVEMVRHTLIALGPKVLASRMVRDYTEKYYAPAAQSLRKTVEAGADGEPFGAARELAAYRERAAEAWPKIQITDVDSYGLPDTPLLGSELTLTATVHLADLTPEEVSVQAVLGRVDASDALVDPVTVYMEHTGTADGGNEIFTSTTPLPVAGPVGYTVRVLPHHTLLAGDNELGLVTLA, encoded by the coding sequence ATGAAAGCTCTGCGAAGGTTCACCGTCCGCGCCCATCTACCGGATCGCATGGTCGCGCTCGAACGGCTGTCGATCAATCTGCGGTGGTCATGGGACAAGCCGACCCAGGACCTGTTCGCGACGATCGATCCGGAGCTCTGGAAGCAGGTCGGATACGACCCCGTTGCGTTGCTGGGTCAGGTCAGCCCCAAACGCCTCGACGAGCTGGCAGCGGATGAATCCTTTGTCGATCGGCTCGACGACTTGGCCGGTGAACTGGACGATTACCTGTCCCGGCCACTCTGGTACCAGCAGCAGCTCGAACATGGCGCCGAGCTGCCCAACGGCATCGCATACTTCTCGATGGAGTTCGGCGTCGCCGAGGTACTGCCCAACTATTCCGGTGGCCTGGGCATTCTCGCCGGCGACCATCTGAAGTCCGCTTCCGACCTGGGACTGCCATTGATCGCGGTGGGCCTGCTGTACCGGTCGGGGTATTTCCGGCAGTCGTTGACCGCCGACGGCTGGCAGCACGAAAGCTATCCGTCGCTCGACCCGCAGGGCCTGCCACTACGACTCCTCACCGACTCCGATGACAATCCGGTGTTGGTCGAACTCGCGATGCCCGAGGGCGCCGAGCTGCGCGCCCGAGTCTGGATCGCTCAGGTCGGCCGAATTCCCTTGCTGCTGTTGGATTCCGACATTGGAGAGAACGACCACGACCTGCGGGGTGTGACGGACCGGCTGTACGGCGGTGACCAGGAACACCGAATCAAGCAGGAGATCCTGGCGGGCATCGGCGGGGTGCGCGCGATCCGGGCGTTCACTGAGGTCGAGGGCCTGGCTTCGCCCGAGGTGTTCCACATGAACGAAGGGCACGCCGGTTTCCTCGGAGTCGAGCGGATCCGTGAGCTGATCGACGCCGGGCTGGATTTCGACACCGCGCTGACCGTGGTGCGCTCGTCGACGGTCTTCACGACGCACACGCCCGTTCCCGCCGGGATCGACCGATTCCCGGTGGAGATGGTCAAGCGGTACTTCGGTAGCCCGGCCGATGAGCGCTCGCGCGAAGAGAACCGATCGAGCGACCCGTCCGATGAATCCTCGCGGTTGCTTCCGGGCGTACCGATGGACCGCATCATCTGGTTCGGGGCCGAGGATGACCCGTCGAAGTTCAACATGGCGCACATGGGTCTGCGGCTCGCTCAGCGAGCCAATGGCGTCTCATTGCTGCACGGCAAGGTCAGCCGCGGCATGTTCAACGAGTTGTGGCCCGGCTTCGACTCGAACGAGGTGCCCATCGGCTCGATCACCAACGGCGTGCACGCGCCCACCTGGGCTGCGCCCGAATGGTTGGAGTTGGGCCGCGAACTCATCGGCAACGACGACCTCGGCATGCTGCGCGAGCCCGAGGTGTGGGGGCGATTGCACCAGGTCGATCCGGGGCACATGTGGTGGATTCGCTCACAGCTGCGCGCGAAGCTGGTCTCAGACGTCCGAGCGCGATTGCACCGCTCCTGGCTGGAGCGGGGCGCATCGGAGGCCGAATTAGGCTGGATTGCAACGGCGTTCGATCCGAACGTATTGACCATTGGGTTCGCGCGCAGAGTCCCCACGTACAAACGGCTGACTCTGATGCTCCGCGATGCGGAGCGGCTGGAGAAGCTTCTGCTCGACGCGGATCGGCCGATTCAGTTGATCGTCGCGGGTAAGTCGCACCCCGCCGACGACGGCGGAAAGGCGTTGATCCAGCAGGTGGTGAAGTTCGCCGATCGGCCCGAGGTCCGGCACCGCATCGCGTTCCTGCCCGACTACGACATGTCGATGGCGCGTCTGTTGTATTGGGGCTGCGACGTGTGGCTGAACAATCCGTTGAGGCCGCTGGAGGCGTGCGGCACCTCGGGTATGAAGAGTGCGCTCAACGGCGGGCTCAACCTGTCGATCCGCGACGGCTGGTGGGAAGAGTGGTATGACGGTGAAAACGGTTGGGAGATACCGACTGCCGACGGGCTGGTCGATGAAGGGCGGCGCGATGATCTTGAGGCCGCCGCTCTGTACGACCTGATGGAGAAGTCCGTCGCCCCGAGGTTCTACGACCGCAACGAGCACGGCGTCCCCGAGCGGTGGGTGGAGATGGTGCGCCACACACTGATCGCGCTCGGACCGAAGGTGCTGGCCTCGCGCATGGTGCGTGACTACACCGAGAAGTACTACGCGCCAGCCGCCCAATCCCTGCGCAAGACCGTCGAAGCCGGCGCTGACGGTGAACCGTTTGGTGCGGCGCGCGAGCTCGCGGCCTACCGCGAGCGTGCCGCCGAGGCGTGGCCGAAGATCCAGATCACCGACGTCGACAGCTACGGACTTCCGGATACCCCGCTGCTGGGCTCCGAACTGACGCTGACCGCGACGGTCCATCTGGCCGACCTGACACCCGAAGAGGTGTCCGTGCAGGCGGTGCTTGGCCGCGTCGACGCCAGCGATGCGCTGGTGGACCCGGTGACTGTGTACATGGAACACACGGGTACCGCCGACGGCGGTAACGAGATCTTCACGTCGACTACACCGCTGCCGGTCGCGGGGCCGGTGGGGTACACGGTGCGGGTGCTGCCCCATCACACGCTGCTGGCAGGCGACAACGAACTCGGCCTCGTCACGCTGGCGTGA
- a CDS encoding alpha-1,4-glucan--maltose-1-phosphate maltosyltransferase — protein sequence MVGRIGIDDVAPVVSGGRFPAKAVVGEIVPVRATLWREGHDAVAATLVVRYHGAAYPQLVNGPAGRANVTPEPVPIETVVNPRPRITRHDLPMVMGTTPDVFHGQFTPDSVGLWTYRVDGWGDPIATWRKAVIAKLDAGQGEDELSNDLLVGARLIERATKGVPRKLRDPIIEAAELLRKPGDPLTRAGAALSEEVTQLLTEYPLRELVTRGEQYGVWVDRPLARFSGWYEMFPRSTGGWDDKGRPVHGTFATATKALGRIAAMGFDVVYLPPIHPIGKVHRKGRNNSVIAAPGDVGSPWAIGSDEGGHDAIHPELGTIEDFDDFVAAARDHGMEVALDLALQCAPDHPWAKEHPEWFTVLPDGTIAYAENPPKKYQDIYPINFDDDPAGLYEEVLRVVRFWVSHGIKVFRVDNPHTKPPDFWAWLIGKVKSEDPDVLFLAEAFTRPARLYGLAKLGFTQSYTYFTWRTAKWELTEFGQQIAEHADYARPNLFVNTPDILHESLQHGGPGMFAIRAVLAATMSSAWGVYSGYELYEHRPVREGSEEYLNSEKYELRPRDFEAALADGESLEPFLTRLNEIRHVHPALHQLRTIKFHHADNDALLAYSKFDPATGDQVLVVVTLNPFGPEEATLWLDMGALGMEPYDRFWVRDEITGYEYQWGHANYVRLDPANAVAHVLNMPQVPADQRLNLLRRE from the coding sequence GTGGTCGGTCGGATCGGGATCGATGACGTCGCCCCCGTCGTATCCGGTGGACGTTTCCCGGCCAAGGCGGTCGTCGGCGAGATCGTGCCTGTCCGCGCCACGCTGTGGCGCGAGGGCCACGACGCCGTCGCGGCAACACTCGTCGTCCGCTACCACGGTGCGGCCTATCCGCAGCTCGTCAACGGACCGGCCGGGCGGGCGAATGTGACGCCGGAGCCGGTGCCCATCGAGACCGTCGTCAATCCACGGCCGCGCATCACCCGGCACGACCTGCCGATGGTGATGGGCACAACTCCCGATGTGTTTCACGGTCAGTTCACCCCCGACAGCGTCGGACTCTGGACTTATCGAGTGGACGGGTGGGGCGATCCGATCGCGACATGGCGCAAGGCTGTCATTGCGAAGCTGGACGCCGGCCAGGGTGAGGACGAACTGTCCAACGATCTACTGGTCGGGGCGCGGTTGATCGAACGGGCGACGAAGGGTGTGCCGCGCAAACTGCGGGACCCGATCATCGAGGCCGCGGAGTTGCTGCGAAAGCCCGGCGATCCGTTGACCCGGGCCGGGGCGGCGCTGTCAGAAGAAGTGACGCAGTTGCTCACCGAGTACCCGTTGCGCGAATTGGTCACCCGCGGTGAGCAATACGGCGTGTGGGTCGACCGTCCGCTGGCCCGGTTCAGTGGATGGTACGAGATGTTTCCGCGCTCGACCGGCGGGTGGGACGACAAGGGCAGGCCCGTCCACGGCACGTTCGCAACCGCCACCAAGGCGCTTGGGCGCATCGCCGCGATGGGCTTCGATGTGGTTTATCTTCCGCCGATTCATCCGATCGGCAAGGTTCATCGCAAGGGCCGCAACAACTCGGTCATTGCGGCGCCGGGCGACGTAGGTTCACCATGGGCGATCGGCAGCGACGAGGGCGGCCACGACGCGATCCATCCCGAACTGGGCACGATCGAGGACTTCGACGACTTCGTCGCCGCCGCACGCGATCACGGCATGGAAGTGGCACTGGACCTGGCCCTGCAGTGCGCACCCGACCATCCGTGGGCGAAGGAACATCCGGAGTGGTTCACGGTGTTGCCCGACGGCACCATCGCCTACGCCGAGAACCCGCCCAAGAAATATCAAGACATCTATCCGATCAACTTCGACGACGACCCCGCGGGTTTGTACGAAGAGGTGCTGCGGGTTGTGCGCTTCTGGGTCTCCCACGGGATCAAGGTGTTTCGGGTGGACAACCCGCATACCAAGCCGCCCGACTTCTGGGCGTGGTTGATCGGCAAGGTCAAGAGCGAAGATCCCGACGTACTGTTCCTCGCCGAAGCATTTACCCGGCCGGCCCGGCTCTACGGTCTGGCCAAACTCGGATTCACGCAGTCCTACACGTACTTCACGTGGCGTACGGCCAAGTGGGAGCTCACCGAATTCGGTCAGCAGATCGCCGAGCATGCCGACTACGCGCGACCCAATCTGTTCGTCAACACACCGGACATCCTTCACGAGAGCCTGCAGCACGGCGGCCCCGGCATGTTCGCGATCCGCGCGGTGCTCGCCGCGACGATGAGCTCGGCGTGGGGCGTGTATTCGGGTTATGAGCTCTACGAGCACCGCCCCGTCCGCGAGGGCAGCGAGGAGTACCTCAATTCCGAAAAATATGAGTTGCGGCCACGCGATTTCGAGGCGGCGCTGGCAGACGGCGAATCACTTGAGCCATTCCTGACCCGGCTCAACGAGATTCGCCACGTGCATCCAGCGCTGCACCAGCTGCGCACCATCAAATTCCACCACGCCGACAACGACGCCTTGTTGGCTTACAGCAAGTTCGACCCAGCGACGGGCGATCAGGTACTGGTGGTGGTGACGCTCAACCCGTTCGGCCCGGAAGAGGCGACGCTCTGGCTGGATATGGGCGCATTGGGGATGGAACCCTATGACCGCTTCTGGGTGCGCGACGAGATCACCGGTTACGAATACCAATGGGGGCACGCAAATTACGTTCGCCTCGATCCGGCCAACGCTGTGGCGCACGTACTGAACATGCCCCAGGTGCCGGCCGACCAACGACTCAACCTACTGCGTAGGGAGTGA